The following proteins are co-located in the Malus sylvestris chromosome 13, drMalSylv7.2, whole genome shotgun sequence genome:
- the LOC126595572 gene encoding uncharacterized protein LOC126595572 isoform X2, with amino-acid sequence MPPRRDPRRAAEPNFPDITQLGAAMAQAFQANIRPPQRTPVETMYNLKLETFEGNEGYEGAEKWLDRIEQTFQVMQSQGNLPANRWVETTTWFLGREPAAWWINQSRHMAPERAAEWEVFKENFMKRFVPPEYIDRKKQEFTSLKQRNMSAHEYYRKFTDLSRYDSDLAGNQAEMLRRFKLGSKKKYRTFANALPCADYHEYFEILVRMEDSDNLPDSEDEEDKGNGQKKNEKGKGVSIPGPRQTQNFKKSGMSSSSSSGGFSATGPRRGGGRFGNGPRFSGQRGFSGAGNSGSPLCRRCNFRHHGECRRSSGACFTCGQTGHRAMYCPQNQQRPQQPVMPTSAPTQQNFNSGSYGQGGRGGAYHYQGDAAPYAPGQYHYSQDPYFQSGYSQDQGGYTSYPSMPASGSQWYQGGQPQQSGVAASSTGSFRPPAQAGQGRTHQGRGNQSGRGRGGRQPAQGRVNHISLQDAQNHPDLIMGGTFNEDEHIQGRQGGYDPATYQF; translated from the coding sequence atgccgcctcgtagagatccTCGCCGTGCTGCTGAGCCTAATTTCCCCGATATAACTCAGTTAGGGGCAGCAATGGCTCAAGCTTTTCAGGCTAATATCCGTCCTCCTCAGAGAACGCCCGTAGAGACGATGTATAATCTGAAATTGGAAACCTTTGAGGGAAATGAAGGTTATGAAGGGGCAGAAAAGTGGTTGGATCGAATTGAGCAGACCTTTCAAGTGATGCAAAGTCAGGGAAACCTGCCAGCTAATAGATGGGTGGAGACTACCACCTGGTTTTTGGGCCGTGAGCCAGCTGCGTGGTGGATAAATCAGTCGAGGCACATGGCACCTGAAAGGGCAGCCGAATGGGAGGTatttaaggaaaattttatgaaGAGATTTGTTCCTCCGGAATATATAGATCGCAAGAAACAGGAATTCACCAGTCTGAAGCAGAGAAATATGTCTGCACATGAGTACTACAGGAAGTTTACTGATTTATCCCGTTATGATTCTGATTTAGCGGGTAATCAAGCAGAAATGCTTCGTCGTTTCAAGCTAGGATCTAAGAAGAAGTACAGAACGTTTGCCAATGCACTTCCCTGTGCCGATTATCATGAGTATTTTGAGATTCTGGTCCGGATGGAAGACTCTGATAATCTTCCGGACAGTGAGGATGAAGAGGATAAGGGTAATGgtcagaagaaaaatgagaaaggtAAAGGTGTTTCCATTCCAGGACCTCGTCAGAcgcagaatttcaagaaaagtggaaTGAGTTCGAGTTCTTCCAGTGGTGGATTTAGTGCCACAGGTCCGAGGAGAGGAGGTGGTAGGTTTGGTAATGGACCTAGATTTTCTGGTCAGAGAGGCTTTAGTGGTGCTGGTAATTCGGGTTCTCCGTTATGTCGCCGTTGTAATTTCcgacatcatggggaatgtaggAGAAGCAGTGGTGCATGCTTTACATGTGGTCAGACAGGACATAGAGCTATGTATTGTCCCCAGAATCAGCAGAGGCCCCAGCAGCCTGTTATGCCAACATCAGCACCGACTCAACAGAACTTTAATTCAGGCAGTTATGGCCAGGgtggtcgtggtggtgcttatcACTATCAGGGTGATGCTGCTCCTTATGCTCCGGGACAGTATCACTATTCCCAGGATCCTTATTTTCAGAGTGGATATTCTCAGGATCAGGGAGGTTATACTTCATATCCGTCTATGCCAGCTAGCGGATCTCAGTGGTATCAGGGGGGTCAGCCCCAACAGAGCGGAGTTGCTGCTAGTAGTACAGGGTCGTTTAGGCCGCCTGCCCAGGCAGGTCAAGGACGTACTCACCAGGGACGAGGTAACCAGAGTGGCAGAGGTCGTGGAGGACGACAGCCAGCTCAGGGACGTGTTAACCACATCTcgctgcaagatgctcagaaccatccagacttgattatgg
- the LOC126595572 gene encoding uncharacterized protein LOC126595572 isoform X3, protein MSSSIDFVMFSVRIMPPRRDPRRAAEPNFPDITQLGAAMAQAFQANIRPPQRTPVETMYNLKLETFEGNEGYEGAEKWLDRIEQTFQVMQSQGNLPANRWVETTTWFLGREPAAWWINQSRHMAPERAAEWEVFKENFMKRFVPPEYIDRKKQEFTSLKQRNMSAHEYYRKFTDLSRYDSDLAGNQAEMLRRFKLGSKKKYRTFANALPCADYHEYFEILVRMEDSDNLPDSEDEEDKGNGQKKNEKGKGVSIPGPRQTQNFKKSGMSSSSSSGGFSATGPRRGGGRFGNGPRFSGQRGFSGAGNSGSPLCRRCNFRHHGECRRSSGACFTCGQTGHRAMYCPQNQQRPQQPVMPTSAPTQQNFNSGSYGQGGRGGAYHYQGDAAPYAPGQYHYSQDPYFQSGYSQDQGGYTSYPSMPASGSQWYQGGQPQQSGVAASSTGSFRPPAQAGQGRTHQGRGNQSGRGRGGRQPAQGRVNHISLQDAQNHPDLIMGSS, encoded by the coding sequence ATGAgttcttctattgattttgttatgttttctgtcagaattatgccgcctcgtagagatccTCGCCGTGCTGCTGAGCCTAATTTCCCCGATATAACTCAGTTAGGGGCAGCAATGGCTCAAGCTTTTCAGGCTAATATCCGTCCTCCTCAGAGAACGCCCGTAGAGACGATGTATAATCTGAAATTGGAAACCTTTGAGGGAAATGAAGGTTATGAAGGGGCAGAAAAGTGGTTGGATCGAATTGAGCAGACCTTTCAAGTGATGCAAAGTCAGGGAAACCTGCCAGCTAATAGATGGGTGGAGACTACCACCTGGTTTTTGGGCCGTGAGCCAGCTGCGTGGTGGATAAATCAGTCGAGGCACATGGCACCTGAAAGGGCAGCCGAATGGGAGGTatttaaggaaaattttatgaaGAGATTTGTTCCTCCGGAATATATAGATCGCAAGAAACAGGAATTCACCAGTCTGAAGCAGAGAAATATGTCTGCACATGAGTACTACAGGAAGTTTACTGATTTATCCCGTTATGATTCTGATTTAGCGGGTAATCAAGCAGAAATGCTTCGTCGTTTCAAGCTAGGATCTAAGAAGAAGTACAGAACGTTTGCCAATGCACTTCCCTGTGCCGATTATCATGAGTATTTTGAGATTCTGGTCCGGATGGAAGACTCTGATAATCTTCCGGACAGTGAGGATGAAGAGGATAAGGGTAATGgtcagaagaaaaatgagaaaggtAAAGGTGTTTCCATTCCAGGACCTCGTCAGAcgcagaatttcaagaaaagtggaaTGAGTTCGAGTTCTTCCAGTGGTGGATTTAGTGCCACAGGTCCGAGGAGAGGAGGTGGTAGGTTTGGTAATGGACCTAGATTTTCTGGTCAGAGAGGCTTTAGTGGTGCTGGTAATTCGGGTTCTCCGTTATGTCGCCGTTGTAATTTCcgacatcatggggaatgtaggAGAAGCAGTGGTGCATGCTTTACATGTGGTCAGACAGGACATAGAGCTATGTATTGTCCCCAGAATCAGCAGAGGCCCCAGCAGCCTGTTATGCCAACATCAGCACCGACTCAACAGAACTTTAATTCAGGCAGTTATGGCCAGGgtggtcgtggtggtgcttatcACTATCAGGGTGATGCTGCTCCTTATGCTCCGGGACAGTATCACTATTCCCAGGATCCTTATTTTCAGAGTGGATATTCTCAGGATCAGGGAGGTTATACTTCATATCCGTCTATGCCAGCTAGCGGATCTCAGTGGTATCAGGGGGGTCAGCCCCAACAGAGCGGAGTTGCTGCTAGTAGTACAGGGTCGTTTAGGCCGCCTGCCCAGGCAGGTCAAGGACGTACTCACCAGGGACGAGGTAACCAGAGTGGCAGAGGTCGTGGAGGACGACAGCCAGCTCAGGGACGTGTTAACCACATCTcgctgcaagatgctcagaaccatccagacttgattatgg
- the LOC126595572 gene encoding uncharacterized protein LOC126595572 isoform X1, whose protein sequence is MSSSIDFVMFSVRIMPPRRDPRRAAEPNFPDITQLGAAMAQAFQANIRPPQRTPVETMYNLKLETFEGNEGYEGAEKWLDRIEQTFQVMQSQGNLPANRWVETTTWFLGREPAAWWINQSRHMAPERAAEWEVFKENFMKRFVPPEYIDRKKQEFTSLKQRNMSAHEYYRKFTDLSRYDSDLAGNQAEMLRRFKLGSKKKYRTFANALPCADYHEYFEILVRMEDSDNLPDSEDEEDKGNGQKKNEKGKGVSIPGPRQTQNFKKSGMSSSSSSGGFSATGPRRGGGRFGNGPRFSGQRGFSGAGNSGSPLCRRCNFRHHGECRRSSGACFTCGQTGHRAMYCPQNQQRPQQPVMPTSAPTQQNFNSGSYGQGGRGGAYHYQGDAAPYAPGQYHYSQDPYFQSGYSQDQGGYTSYPSMPASGSQWYQGGQPQQSGVAASSTGSFRPPAQAGQGRTHQGRGNQSGRGRGGRQPAQGRVNHISLQDAQNHPDLIMGGTFNEDEHIQGRQGGYDPATYQF, encoded by the coding sequence ATGAgttcttctattgattttgttatgttttctgtcagaattatgccgcctcgtagagatccTCGCCGTGCTGCTGAGCCTAATTTCCCCGATATAACTCAGTTAGGGGCAGCAATGGCTCAAGCTTTTCAGGCTAATATCCGTCCTCCTCAGAGAACGCCCGTAGAGACGATGTATAATCTGAAATTGGAAACCTTTGAGGGAAATGAAGGTTATGAAGGGGCAGAAAAGTGGTTGGATCGAATTGAGCAGACCTTTCAAGTGATGCAAAGTCAGGGAAACCTGCCAGCTAATAGATGGGTGGAGACTACCACCTGGTTTTTGGGCCGTGAGCCAGCTGCGTGGTGGATAAATCAGTCGAGGCACATGGCACCTGAAAGGGCAGCCGAATGGGAGGTatttaaggaaaattttatgaaGAGATTTGTTCCTCCGGAATATATAGATCGCAAGAAACAGGAATTCACCAGTCTGAAGCAGAGAAATATGTCTGCACATGAGTACTACAGGAAGTTTACTGATTTATCCCGTTATGATTCTGATTTAGCGGGTAATCAAGCAGAAATGCTTCGTCGTTTCAAGCTAGGATCTAAGAAGAAGTACAGAACGTTTGCCAATGCACTTCCCTGTGCCGATTATCATGAGTATTTTGAGATTCTGGTCCGGATGGAAGACTCTGATAATCTTCCGGACAGTGAGGATGAAGAGGATAAGGGTAATGgtcagaagaaaaatgagaaaggtAAAGGTGTTTCCATTCCAGGACCTCGTCAGAcgcagaatttcaagaaaagtggaaTGAGTTCGAGTTCTTCCAGTGGTGGATTTAGTGCCACAGGTCCGAGGAGAGGAGGTGGTAGGTTTGGTAATGGACCTAGATTTTCTGGTCAGAGAGGCTTTAGTGGTGCTGGTAATTCGGGTTCTCCGTTATGTCGCCGTTGTAATTTCcgacatcatggggaatgtaggAGAAGCAGTGGTGCATGCTTTACATGTGGTCAGACAGGACATAGAGCTATGTATTGTCCCCAGAATCAGCAGAGGCCCCAGCAGCCTGTTATGCCAACATCAGCACCGACTCAACAGAACTTTAATTCAGGCAGTTATGGCCAGGgtggtcgtggtggtgcttatcACTATCAGGGTGATGCTGCTCCTTATGCTCCGGGACAGTATCACTATTCCCAGGATCCTTATTTTCAGAGTGGATATTCTCAGGATCAGGGAGGTTATACTTCATATCCGTCTATGCCAGCTAGCGGATCTCAGTGGTATCAGGGGGGTCAGCCCCAACAGAGCGGAGTTGCTGCTAGTAGTACAGGGTCGTTTAGGCCGCCTGCCCAGGCAGGTCAAGGACGTACTCACCAGGGACGAGGTAACCAGAGTGGCAGAGGTCGTGGAGGACGACAGCCAGCTCAGGGACGTGTTAACCACATCTcgctgcaagatgctcagaaccatccagacttgattatgg